Proteins co-encoded in one Paraburkholderia terrae genomic window:
- a CDS encoding ABC transporter substrate-binding protein, whose protein sequence is MKLVKNLLMLACAFASVATASAMAADATSLRYGLEAQYPPFESKGSNGELQGFDIDVGNAVCKTANLKCSWVETSFDGLIPALQGRKFDAINSAMNATEKRRQAIDFTNVIYRVPTQLIARKDSGLQPTPESLKGKRVGVLQASIQETYAKAHWENAGVTVVPYQDQNQVYADLVAGRLDATLVLAPAGQTGFLSRPDGKDFAFVGQAVRDDKILGSGVAFGIRKGDTALRNQLNAAISKVQADGTVKTLAEKYFGNIDVSAK, encoded by the coding sequence ATGAAGCTTGTGAAGAATCTGCTGATGCTGGCGTGCGCGTTCGCATCGGTGGCGACGGCGTCGGCGATGGCTGCCGATGCGACGTCGCTGCGCTACGGCCTCGAGGCGCAATATCCGCCGTTTGAATCGAAGGGCTCGAATGGCGAGTTGCAGGGCTTCGATATCGATGTCGGCAATGCAGTGTGCAAGACGGCGAACCTGAAATGCAGCTGGGTCGAAACGTCGTTTGACGGCTTGATCCCCGCGCTGCAGGGCCGCAAGTTCGACGCGATCAACTCGGCGATGAACGCGACGGAAAAGCGCCGTCAGGCAATCGACTTCACCAACGTGATCTACCGCGTGCCGACGCAACTGATCGCGCGCAAGGATAGCGGGCTGCAACCGACGCCCGAGTCGCTCAAAGGCAAGCGCGTCGGCGTGTTGCAGGCGTCGATCCAGGAAACGTATGCGAAGGCGCATTGGGAAAACGCTGGCGTCACCGTCGTGCCGTATCAGGATCAGAATCAGGTGTACGCGGATCTCGTCGCGGGTCGACTCGATGCGACGCTGGTGCTCGCGCCGGCGGGTCAGACGGGCTTCCTGTCGCGTCCTGACGGCAAGGACTTCGCGTTCGTCGGTCAGGCGGTGCGCGACGACAAGATTCTCGGCAGCGGCGTGGCGTTCGGCATTCGCAAGGGTGACACGGCGCTGCGCAATCAGTTGAACGCGGCCATCTCCAAGGTGCAGGCGGACGGCACGGTCAAGACGCTCGCTGAAAAGTACTTCGGCAATATCGACGTTTCGGCGAAGTAA
- a CDS encoding DUF4148 domain-containing protein has protein sequence MKMLALLAVAVAALGSTNVFAQGKTRAEVYQELIEAQQNGLNFVTDASYPDVSPAFQGTVEYLKKQALAKAERANKMAKAASDAAVPGN, from the coding sequence ATGAAGATGCTCGCATTGCTGGCTGTCGCCGTCGCTGCACTTGGTTCGACGAATGTCTTCGCGCAAGGCAAGACGCGCGCAGAGGTGTATCAGGAGTTGATCGAGGCGCAGCAGAACGGATTGAACTTCGTCACGGATGCTTCGTATCCCGATGTCAGTCCGGCGTTTCAAGGCACGGTCGAATATCTGAAGAAGCAAGCGCTTGCCAAAGCGGAAAGAGCGAACAAGATGGCCAAGGCGGCATCGGATGCGGCGGTGCCGGGGAATTGA
- a CDS encoding pyridoxal phosphate-dependent aminotransferase, with protein MQSALQARSKLPDVGTTIFTVIGQLAAEHNALNLSQGAPNFSPDEALVDGVTKAMRAGHNQYAPMAGIGALRAALAAKVETLYGVHYDPSTEVTVIASASEGLYSTISALVHPGDEVIYFEPSFDSYAPIVRLQGAKPIPIKLSSTDFRVNWEEVSAAITPKTRMIITNTPHNPTATIFSDADIERLKAVTRNTDIVILSDEVYEHVVFDGAKHHSMACHRELAERSVIVSSFGKSYHVTGWRVGYCLAPAALMDEIRKVHQFMVFSADTPMQYAFVEALSNPQSYLGLSAFYQHKRDLLARELSESRFELLPSEGSFFMLARFRGFSDESDSDFVLRLIRDAKVATIPLSAFYTDGTDSGLIRLSFSKDDETLIEGARRLRSI; from the coding sequence ATGCAGAGCGCTTTGCAAGCCCGCTCGAAGTTGCCGGACGTCGGCACGACGATTTTCACGGTGATCGGTCAACTGGCCGCCGAACACAACGCGCTGAACCTGTCACAGGGCGCGCCGAATTTTTCGCCTGACGAAGCGCTCGTCGACGGCGTGACTAAAGCCATGCGCGCTGGTCACAACCAGTACGCGCCGATGGCGGGCATCGGCGCACTGCGCGCGGCGCTCGCCGCGAAGGTCGAAACGCTGTATGGCGTGCATTACGATCCGTCGACGGAAGTGACCGTGATCGCCAGTGCCAGCGAAGGCCTGTATTCGACGATCAGCGCGCTCGTGCATCCTGGCGACGAGGTGATCTACTTCGAGCCGTCGTTCGACAGCTATGCACCTATCGTGCGCCTGCAAGGCGCAAAGCCTATCCCGATCAAGCTGTCTTCCACGGATTTCCGCGTGAACTGGGAGGAAGTGTCCGCGGCGATCACGCCGAAAACGCGGATGATCATCACCAACACGCCGCACAATCCGACCGCGACGATTTTCAGCGACGCCGATATCGAGCGCTTGAAGGCTGTCACGCGCAACACGGATATCGTGATTCTGTCCGACGAAGTGTATGAGCACGTCGTGTTCGACGGCGCGAAGCACCACAGCATGGCGTGTCATCGCGAGCTGGCGGAACGCAGCGTGATCGTGTCGTCGTTCGGCAAGTCGTATCACGTGACGGGCTGGCGCGTCGGTTATTGCCTCGCGCCCGCTGCGTTGATGGACGAGATTCGCAAGGTCCATCAGTTCATGGTGTTTTCCGCCGATACGCCGATGCAGTACGCGTTCGTCGAAGCACTGTCGAATCCGCAAAGCTATCTGGGCCTGTCCGCGTTCTATCAGCACAAGCGCGATCTGCTGGCGCGCGAACTGAGCGAGTCGCGCTTCGAGCTGTTGCCGAGCGAGGGCAGCTTCTTCATGCTCGCGCGTTTTCGCGGCTTCTCGGATGAAAGCGACAGTGACTTCGTGCTGCGTCTGATCCGCGATGCGAAGGTTGCGACCATTCCGCTGTCCGCGTTCTACACGGACGGCACGGATTCCGGCCTGATTCGCCTGAGCTTTTCGAAGGACGACGAGACGCTGATCGAAGGCGCGCGCCGTTTGCGTTCAATCTGA
- a CDS encoding patatin-like phospholipase family protein, with product MFDQVVFAGGGNRCWWQAGFWDVVQPELTIKPRVITGISAGAATACMLYTRDADWVMRYYETALRNNTKNAYWGNLLRGESVFPHYRIYRQALLDIYGEKFAQLAKAPEIRIGVSHVPRWLGARSAVAAGLIAYNIEKYIRKTLHPTLGQSLGFHPEFVRAQDCASVEELADLILQSSCTPPFTPVLRRNGRPVLDGGMVDNVPVGALDPSPGNVLVMVTRIYPRPQMFVVPHGTQQRLYVQPSRKVPISSWDYTSPSQMQHAYNLGRVDGEQFLQRVPELLDAAAHD from the coding sequence ATGTTCGATCAGGTCGTATTCGCCGGCGGCGGCAATCGCTGCTGGTGGCAAGCAGGATTCTGGGACGTGGTCCAGCCGGAACTGACTATCAAGCCGCGCGTGATCACGGGCATTTCTGCGGGCGCGGCCACGGCCTGCATGCTCTACACGCGCGACGCCGATTGGGTGATGCGCTATTACGAGACCGCGCTGCGCAACAACACGAAGAACGCGTACTGGGGCAATCTGCTGCGCGGCGAATCGGTGTTTCCACATTACCGGATCTACCGGCAGGCGCTGCTCGATATCTACGGTGAAAAGTTCGCGCAATTGGCGAAGGCGCCGGAAATCCGTATCGGCGTGTCGCACGTGCCGCGCTGGCTGGGCGCGCGCAGCGCCGTCGCGGCCGGACTGATCGCCTATAACATCGAAAAATACATCCGCAAGACGCTGCATCCGACGCTCGGCCAATCGCTCGGTTTTCATCCGGAATTCGTTCGCGCGCAGGATTGCGCGAGTGTCGAAGAACTCGCGGACCTGATTCTCCAATCATCGTGTACGCCGCCGTTCACGCCTGTCTTGCGGCGCAATGGGCGTCCCGTGCTGGATGGCGGGATGGTCGACAATGTGCCCGTCGGCGCGCTCGATCCGTCGCCCGGCAATGTGCTGGTGATGGTGACGCGGATCTATCCGCGTCCGCAGATGTTCGTCGTGCCGCATGGCACGCAACAGCGGCTGTACGTGCAGCCGTCGCGCAAAGTGCCGATTTCGAGCTGGGACTACACGAGTCCGTCGCAGATGCAGCACGCATACAATCTCGGACGCGTGGACGGCGAGCAGTTTCTACAACGCGTGCCTGAACTGCTCGACGCCGCCGCGCACGACTGA
- the dbpA gene encoding ATP-dependent RNA helicase DbpA, whose amino-acid sequence MTTKARPFSELPLSEAVLANLTQLGYVEMTPIQAASLPIALAGQDLIAQAKTGSGKTAAFSLALLARLDARSYAVQAMVLCPTRELADQVTQEIRRLARAEENIKVLTLCGGTPMRPQTASLEHGAHIVVGTPGRIMDHLERGSLSLDALNTLVLDEADRMLDMGFFDDIAKVARQCPKERQTLLFSATYPEGIAKLSQQFLRNPKDVKLEERHDDSKIRQRFYEVTEDERLHAVGLLLNHYRPVSTIAFCNTKNQCRDLLDVLRAQGFHALALHGELDQRERDQVLIQFANRSCSVLVATDVAARGLDIAQLEAVINVDVTPDPEVHVHRIGRTGRADQEGWALSLASMNEMGRVGGIEEAQGRDVEWHPLAELKAANDEPLLPPMETLQILGGRKEKIRPGDVLGALTGEAGFNGTQIGKINVTEFSTYVAVERGIARDALRKLSAGKVKGKKVKVRLMDE is encoded by the coding sequence ATGACAACAAAGGCTCGTCCCTTCAGCGAACTGCCGCTTTCCGAAGCGGTGCTCGCGAATCTCACGCAACTCGGCTATGTCGAGATGACGCCCATTCAGGCCGCCAGCTTGCCGATCGCGCTTGCCGGCCAGGATCTGATCGCGCAGGCGAAAACGGGCAGCGGCAAGACCGCGGCGTTTTCGCTCGCATTGCTGGCGCGGCTCGACGCGCGCAGCTACGCGGTGCAAGCGATGGTGCTGTGCCCGACGCGCGAACTCGCCGATCAGGTGACGCAGGAAATCCGGCGCCTCGCGCGCGCCGAAGAGAACATCAAGGTGTTGACGCTGTGCGGCGGCACGCCGATGCGTCCGCAAACAGCCAGTCTCGAGCATGGCGCGCATATCGTCGTCGGCACGCCGGGGCGCATCATGGATCATCTGGAGCGCGGCAGCCTGTCGCTCGACGCGCTCAACACGCTAGTGCTCGACGAAGCGGACCGCATGCTCGACATGGGCTTCTTCGACGATATCGCGAAGGTCGCGCGTCAGTGTCCGAAAGAGCGGCAGACGCTGCTGTTCTCGGCGACGTATCCCGAAGGCATCGCGAAGCTGAGCCAGCAGTTCTTGCGCAACCCGAAGGACGTCAAGCTCGAAGAACGGCACGACGACAGCAAGATCCGCCAGCGCTTCTACGAAGTCACGGAAGACGAGCGTCTGCATGCCGTCGGCCTGTTGCTGAATCACTACCGTCCCGTGAGCACGATCGCGTTCTGCAATACGAAGAACCAGTGCCGCGATCTGCTCGACGTGTTGCGCGCACAAGGTTTCCACGCGCTCGCACTGCATGGCGAGCTCGATCAGCGTGAGCGCGATCAGGTGCTGATCCAGTTTGCGAATCGCAGCTGCTCCGTGCTCGTCGCAACCGACGTCGCCGCGCGCGGTCTCGACATCGCGCAACTCGAAGCTGTGATCAACGTCGACGTGACGCCGGACCCGGAAGTACACGTACACCGGATCGGCCGCACGGGTCGCGCGGATCAGGAGGGCTGGGCGCTGAGCCTCGCTAGCATGAACGAGATGGGTCGCGTGGGCGGCATCGAAGAGGCGCAAGGGCGTGATGTCGAATGGCATCCGCTGGCCGAACTGAAGGCGGCGAACGACGAGCCGCTGCTGCCGCCCATGGAGACGCTGCAGATTCTCGGCGGCCGCAAGGAAAAGATCCGTCCCGGCGACGTGCTGGGCGCGCTGACGGGCGAAGCGGGTTTCAACGGTACGCAGATCGGCAAGATCAATGTGACGGAGTTTTCGACTTATGTCGCCGTCGAGCGCGGTATCGCGCGTGATGCGTTGCGCAAACTCAGTGCGGGCAAGGTTAAGGGCAAGAAGGTGAAAGTGCGTTTGATGGACGAGTGA
- a CDS encoding RNA polymerase sigma factor — MDIRNELMDHVPRLRRYARALISNRDLADDLVQDTLERALTRMKMFEAGTDLRAWLFTIMHNVFVNQVRKSSSRAVHVSVDDESIVESEFAVSGEQTRSLEVRDLDYALQRLPADQREVVLLVGLEEMSYAEVAIALDIPVGTVMSRLSRGRERLRALMAGAQPGAKLKVVR, encoded by the coding sequence ATGGACATCCGTAACGAGTTGATGGATCACGTGCCGCGATTGCGCCGCTATGCGCGCGCGCTGATCAGCAATCGCGATCTCGCGGACGATCTCGTGCAGGACACGCTCGAACGCGCGCTCACGCGTATGAAGATGTTCGAGGCGGGAACCGATCTGCGCGCATGGCTTTTCACGATCATGCACAACGTGTTCGTCAATCAGGTGCGCAAGTCGTCGTCGCGCGCTGTTCACGTTTCGGTGGACGATGAGAGCATCGTCGAAAGCGAATTTGCGGTGTCGGGCGAGCAGACGCGTTCGCTCGAAGTGCGTGATCTCGACTACGCGTTGCAGCGTCTGCCTGCCGATCAGCGCGAAGTTGTCTTGCTGGTTGGGCTAGAGGAAATGAGTTACGCCGAAGTGGCGATTGCACTCGACATCCCCGTCGGTACCGTGATGTCGAGGCTTTCGCGTGGACGCGAGCGCTTGCGCGCATTGATGGCGGGCGCACAGCCCGGCGCGAAACTGAAGGTGGTGCGATGA
- a CDS encoding carbon-nitrogen hydrolase family protein: MMQESIKAAVVQMSSSADVQQNLGEARRWVHQAAREGATLICLPEYFCWIGDDEMQRVALAEAFGDGPIQQALSELARETGAWLIGGTVPIRPSHGPQAGTHAYNTSLVFDPSGKSAARYDKIHLFSFNQGAEQHAEGDTMVGGDSIGTAQGPFGTLRLSVCYDLRFPELYRAGPSADVIAVPAAFTYTTGLAHWELLLRARAVENQAFVLASGQCGTHSNGWRTFGHSMIIGPWGEVLARHDDEPGIALATLTQSALDEARNRLPVLTHRRIATPSDVR, translated from the coding sequence ATGATGCAGGAATCGATTAAGGCAGCCGTGGTGCAGATGAGCAGCAGCGCGGACGTCCAGCAAAATCTTGGCGAAGCGCGTCGCTGGGTGCATCAGGCCGCGCGCGAGGGCGCCACGCTCATTTGCCTGCCCGAATACTTTTGCTGGATCGGCGACGACGAAATGCAGCGAGTGGCCCTTGCCGAAGCATTCGGCGACGGTCCGATCCAACAGGCGCTTTCTGAGCTCGCGCGCGAGACGGGCGCGTGGCTGATCGGCGGCACGGTGCCGATCCGGCCGTCGCATGGGCCGCAGGCCGGCACGCATGCGTACAACACGTCGCTGGTGTTCGATCCTTCGGGAAAAAGCGCTGCGCGCTACGACAAGATCCATCTGTTCAGCTTCAATCAGGGCGCGGAGCAGCACGCGGAAGGCGACACGATGGTCGGCGGCGACAGCATCGGCACGGCGCAGGGTCCGTTCGGCACGCTGCGTCTGTCCGTGTGCTACGACTTGCGCTTTCCCGAACTGTATCGCGCGGGGCCCAGCGCCGATGTGATCGCCGTACCCGCCGCTTTCACGTACACCACAGGCCTCGCGCATTGGGAACTGCTGCTGCGCGCGCGAGCCGTCGAGAACCAGGCCTTCGTGCTCGCGTCCGGCCAGTGCGGCACGCATTCGAACGGCTGGCGGACTTTTGGCCACAGTATGATCATCGGGCCGTGGGGCGAAGTGCTCGCGCGGCATGACGACGAACCCGGCATCGCGCTCGCGACGCTGACACAAAGCGCGCTCGATGAAGCGCGCAACCGCCTGCCGGTGCTCACGCATCGGCGCATCGCCACGCCGTCTGACGTGCGTTGA
- a CDS encoding PaaI family thioesterase, whose amino-acid sequence MDETEVRELLDRVLAPWVRALSLTPVKVDDESATLRLPFSGELRHSGGVICGQVFMAAADTAMVVAISAALGGFKPMTTVSLNISFMRAVRKGDVVITARVLRMGRNLVFGEVELTDDDGKMAVHATTTYALLN is encoded by the coding sequence ATGGACGAAACCGAAGTCCGAGAACTGCTCGATCGTGTGCTCGCGCCATGGGTGCGCGCGCTGTCGCTCACACCTGTCAAGGTCGACGATGAAAGCGCCACGCTGCGCCTGCCGTTTTCCGGCGAGCTGCGGCACAGCGGCGGCGTAATCTGCGGCCAGGTCTTCATGGCAGCCGCCGATACGGCGATGGTCGTCGCCATTTCCGCGGCGCTCGGCGGGTTCAAACCGATGACCACCGTCTCGCTGAACATCAGCTTCATGCGGGCTGTTCGCAAAGGCGACGTGGTCATCACGGCGCGCGTGCTGCGCATGGGCCGCAATCTCGTGTTCGGCGAAGTCGAGCTGACCGACGACGACGGCAAGATGGCCGTCCACGCCACCACCACTTACGCGCTGCTCAACTGA
- a CDS encoding anti-sigma factor family protein gives MSHTHSPSDKPLTEADMQAFADGNLPPDRAARVRKYLGARPGEADRIAFYRQLNMQMRSAFEGALPQGIQAPGSDRKRTVDIPSTMRRFFVRRIGVALLGIALVILSASGWFFASRVSPEMLDAAAVMALMRDSGPRTGDAPDAVLSDPHSVDLTSLGLKLAATKTRHPNAFASIDILDYRNADGEAVVLLSSAAPFATDQPHWAAQRIGEVRLLSWTVKGRRYVLAGKATTHGLMRAADALTIR, from the coding sequence ATGTCCCACACCCATTCACCGTCCGACAAGCCGCTTACCGAAGCGGACATGCAGGCATTCGCCGACGGCAATCTGCCGCCGGATCGGGCGGCGCGCGTGCGGAAGTATCTTGGCGCGCGACCCGGCGAGGCCGATCGGATCGCGTTCTACCGGCAATTGAACATGCAGATGCGCAGCGCATTTGAAGGCGCGCTTCCGCAAGGCATTCAGGCGCCGGGTAGTGATCGAAAGCGGACGGTCGATATCCCGTCGACGATGCGCAGGTTCTTTGTGCGGCGCATCGGCGTCGCGCTGCTCGGCATCGCGCTGGTGATTCTGTCGGCGAGCGGCTGGTTTTTTGCGTCGCGCGTATCGCCGGAAATGCTCGACGCCGCGGCCGTCATGGCGCTGATGCGCGATTCGGGGCCGCGAACCGGCGATGCGCCGGACGCTGTACTCTCCGATCCGCACTCGGTCGATCTGACGTCTTTAGGGCTAAAGCTGGCTGCGACAAAGACGCGTCATCCGAACGCCTTTGCGAGCATCGACATACTCGATTACCGCAATGCCGATGGCGAAGCTGTCGTGCTGCTTTCGAGCGCAGCGCCATTTGCGACGGACCAGCCGCATTGGGCGGCGCAGCGCATCGGCGAGGTGCGGCTGCTGTCGTGGACGGTGAAAGGCCGGCGCTACGTGCTCGCCGGAAAGGCAACGACACACGGTCTGATGCGCGCTGCTGACGCGCTGACGATCCGCTAG
- a CDS encoding anti-sigma factor family protein: MSDQQTPISEEDVHAYVDGTLSDERREEVERAIELNPALAARVSDYFSLNNMFHERYDRVLSEPVPARLRMPEKRRWLSAANWPQFAGMAAALVLGIGIGVGTNMGKDVAAPGASAPSVTSSTRPVSADASEVFAQKAALAHVVYMPTVSRPAQIGQDHEQDFVQYLANKLGTDVHPPMLTKSGFELAGGRILPGDDGPVAQFMYHNANGERVTLCISHRKVNANTTAFKLYQEGPVNVFYWVDGDFGYAVSGGIDRKVMLQIAHDVYAQLTGATPG, translated from the coding sequence ATGAGCGATCAACAGACTCCCATCAGCGAAGAAGACGTTCATGCGTACGTGGACGGGACGCTGTCCGACGAGCGCCGTGAAGAGGTCGAGCGCGCGATCGAACTGAATCCCGCGCTGGCGGCGCGCGTGAGCGATTACTTTTCGCTGAACAACATGTTTCATGAGCGCTATGACCGCGTGCTGAGCGAGCCCGTGCCCGCGCGTCTGCGTATGCCGGAGAAACGTCGCTGGCTCAGCGCGGCGAACTGGCCGCAGTTTGCGGGTATGGCGGCGGCGCTGGTGTTGGGCATCGGCATTGGTGTCGGCACGAACATGGGCAAGGATGTAGCTGCGCCGGGGGCGAGTGCGCCGTCGGTGACCTCGAGTACTCGGCCCGTGAGTGCGGATGCATCGGAAGTGTTCGCGCAAAAGGCGGCGTTGGCGCATGTCGTGTACATGCCTACCGTTAGTCGTCCCGCGCAGATCGGCCAGGACCACGAGCAGGATTTCGTGCAGTACCTCGCGAACAAACTTGGCACCGATGTGCATCCGCCGATGCTCACGAAAAGCGGATTCGAGCTTGCGGGCGGCCGTATATTGCCTGGCGACGATGGGCCCGTTGCGCAGTTCATGTATCACAACGCGAATGGCGAGCGCGTGACGCTTTGTATTTCTCATCGAAAGGTGAATGCGAATACGACAGCGTTCAAGCTTTATCAGGAAGGGCCGGTGAATGTTTTTTATTGGGTCGATGGTGACTTCGGCTATGCGGTGTCGGGTGGTATCGATCGCAAGGTGATGTTGCAGATTGCGCACGATGTGTATGCGCAGTTGACTGGGGCGACGCCGGGTTGA
- a CDS encoding D-2-hydroxyacid dehydrogenase family protein: MKIAILDDYQDAVRKLDCFQMLADHEVKVFNNTVRGLGQLASRLSEVDALVLIRERTRISSQLLDKLPHLRMISQTGRAGNHIDIAACTERGIAVLEGVGSPIAPAELTWALIMAAQRRIPQYVANLKQGAWQQSGLKTSALPPNFGLGQVLRGQTLGIWGYGKIGRLVAGYGKAFGMNVLIWGRDHTREAALADGYQVAESREALFEQSDVLSLHLRMHDDTRGIVKQEDLMRMKPTALFVNTSRAELLEENALMGALSHNRPGMVAIDVYESEPILQGYSLLRMENVICSPHIGYVEKESYELYFSAAFKNILAFDQGDTSSVANPEALQGGRRR; this comes from the coding sequence ATGAAGATTGCCATCCTTGACGATTATCAAGACGCCGTCCGCAAGCTCGACTGTTTCCAAATGCTCGCCGACCACGAGGTCAAGGTCTTTAACAACACCGTTCGCGGTCTGGGCCAGCTCGCCAGCCGCCTGTCGGAAGTCGACGCGCTGGTCCTGATTCGCGAACGCACCCGCATCAGCTCGCAACTGCTCGACAAGCTGCCGCATCTGCGCATGATCAGCCAGACCGGCCGTGCAGGAAACCATATCGACATCGCCGCCTGTACCGAGCGCGGCATTGCCGTGCTCGAAGGCGTCGGCTCGCCGATCGCACCCGCCGAACTGACGTGGGCCCTAATCATGGCCGCGCAGCGTCGCATTCCGCAATACGTGGCAAACCTTAAGCAAGGGGCCTGGCAGCAATCCGGTCTGAAAACCTCGGCGCTGCCGCCGAACTTCGGCCTCGGCCAGGTGCTGCGCGGACAGACGCTCGGCATCTGGGGCTACGGCAAGATCGGCCGGCTGGTGGCGGGTTACGGCAAGGCGTTCGGGATGAACGTGCTGATCTGGGGCCGCGATCACACCCGCGAAGCGGCGCTCGCCGACGGCTATCAGGTCGCGGAAAGCCGCGAGGCGCTGTTCGAGCAGAGCGACGTGCTGTCGCTGCATCTGCGCATGCACGACGACACGCGCGGCATCGTCAAGCAGGAAGATCTGATGCGCATGAAGCCGACCGCGCTCTTCGTCAACACGAGCCGCGCCGAGCTGCTCGAAGAGAATGCGTTGATGGGCGCCCTGTCGCACAACCGTCCGGGCATGGTCGCGATCGACGTCTACGAAAGCGAGCCGATCCTGCAGGGCTACAGCCTGCTGCGAATGGAAAACGTGATTTGCTCGCCGCACATCGGCTATGTCGAGAAGGAAAGCTACGAGCTTTATTTCAGCGCGGCGTTCAAGAACATTCTCGCGTTCGATCAGGGCGATACGTCGAGCGTCGCGAATCCGGAAGCGCTGCAGGGCGGACGTCGTCGGTAA